Proteins encoded in a region of the Streptomyces violaceoruber genome:
- a CDS encoding VOC family protein, whose amino-acid sequence MVHVLSSRTLLRPTDPDRSRAFYGEQLGLAVHREFGTGPERGTVYFLGNGFLEVSGRSDTPLTPGLALWIQVEDAAAAHEELGAKGVEIVRPPVKEPWGLVEMWIADPDGTRIVLVEVPAEHPLRYRPGI is encoded by the coding sequence ATGGTGCACGTACTCAGCAGCCGGACCCTGCTCCGCCCCACCGATCCCGACCGCTCCCGCGCCTTCTACGGCGAACAGCTCGGCCTCGCCGTTCACCGGGAGTTCGGCACGGGTCCGGAGCGGGGCACCGTCTACTTCCTCGGCAACGGCTTCCTGGAGGTCTCCGGACGCTCCGACACTCCCCTCACCCCCGGGCTGGCCCTGTGGATCCAGGTCGAGGACGCGGCGGCGGCCCACGAGGAACTGGGCGCCAAGGGCGTCGAGATCGTGCGACCGCCCGTCAAGGAGCCGTGGGGGCTGGTGGAGATGTGGATCGCGGACCCGGACGGCACCCGGATCGTGCTGGTGGAGGTGCCCGCGGAGCATCCGCTGCGCTACCGGCCGGGGATCTGA